A region of Granulibacter bethesdensis DNA encodes the following proteins:
- a CDS encoding ATP-binding protein has protein sequence MSRGHFADTTNRRNFLLLIQLRWLAIIGQIVTIIFVHHLIGIALPVRAMEMVLLGLLLLNIADLVRYRSQKVFTSIELFFALLLDVTALTAQLYLSGGTDNPFISLYLLQVILGTVLLDAWFAWALVAITSLCFIFLTIQAIPFHLSGSGDVLPFRLRSQGMYIGFVLAACLQVFFVSRIQRNLKQRDAYLAELRQQNAEEAHIVRMGLLASGAAHELGTPLSTLSVILNDWQHMPRLHDDAELGDDIIEMQAQVKRCKSIVSDILVSSGDARGEGTLRTTASAFLTDTIEEWREACSPSRLDVRINIDPDPAIVSDIALKQVLFNLLDNALEASPGWIGVSASRQDNTIAIIVQDEGPGFTNAILADFGKPYRSTKGRQGSGVGLFLVVNVIRKLGGTVQANNRKGGGASITVRLPLAAMAIDNDADREHRP, from the coding sequence GTGAGCAGGGGCCATTTTGCGGATACGACCAACAGACGCAATTTCCTGCTGCTGATCCAGTTGCGTTGGCTGGCGATCATCGGGCAGATCGTGACCATTATCTTTGTCCATCACCTGATCGGCATTGCCTTGCCGGTGCGGGCCATGGAAATGGTGCTGCTTGGCCTGCTGCTGCTCAATATCGCCGATCTGGTGCGCTACCGGTCGCAGAAAGTCTTTACCAGCATCGAGCTTTTCTTTGCCCTGCTGCTGGATGTGACGGCTCTGACCGCACAGCTTTATCTCAGTGGCGGCACCGATAATCCGTTTATCTCCCTATACCTGCTTCAGGTCATTCTGGGCACCGTCCTGCTGGATGCATGGTTCGCCTGGGCACTGGTGGCCATCACCAGCCTCTGCTTCATCTTCCTGACCATACAGGCCATCCCGTTTCATCTGTCCGGCTCCGGGGATGTCCTGCCCTTCCGTCTGCGCAGTCAGGGCATGTATATCGGCTTTGTACTGGCTGCCTGTTTGCAGGTCTTTTTTGTCTCCCGTATTCAACGCAACCTGAAGCAGCGTGACGCCTATCTGGCGGAATTACGACAGCAGAATGCCGAGGAGGCCCATATCGTCCGCATGGGCCTGCTGGCCTCCGGTGCGGCGCATGAGCTGGGCACGCCGCTTTCCACCCTCTCCGTCATTCTGAATGACTGGCAGCATATGCCCCGCCTGCATGACGATGCAGAGCTTGGCGACGACATTATCGAGATGCAGGCTCAGGTAAAACGCTGCAAATCCATCGTCTCCGATATTCTGGTCTCCTCCGGCGATGCGCGTGGTGAGGGTACGCTACGCACCACGGCCTCAGCCTTTCTGACGGATACGATCGAGGAATGGCGGGAGGCATGCTCCCCCTCCCGCCTTGATGTGCGTATCAATATCGACCCGGACCCTGCTATCGTTTCCGACATCGCGCTGAAACAGGTGTTGTTCAACCTGCTCGATAACGCTCTGGAAGCCTCCCCGGGCTGGATCGGGGTGAGCGCCAGCAGACAGGATAACACCATCGCCATTATCGTGCAGGATGAAGGGCCGGGATTTACGAATGCGATCCTTGCCGATTTCGGCAAGCCCTATCGCAGCACAAAGGGAAGGCAAGGCAGCGGCGTGGGGTTGTTTCTGGTGGTCAATGTCATCCGCAAGCTGGGTGGCACCGTTCAGGCAAACAATCGGAAAGGCGGAGGAGCCTCCATTACCGTGAGACTTCCCCTGGCGGCCATGGCGATAGACAATGATGCCGACAGAGAGCACAGGCCATGA
- a CDS encoding SpoVR family protein, giving the protein MNAPEPGIAAGRDWSFDQLQRSYDRIEKIALHELGLNVYPNQIEVITSEQMLDAYSSIGLPLMYRHWSFGKRFARDETLYRSGQQGLAYEIVINSDPCIVYIMEENSMAMQALVMAHAAFGHNHFFKNNALFRQWTDAGGILDYMDFAKSYISRCEERYGEEEVERLLDAAHALMTQGVSRYPRRNLPTLQDEARREAERRAEAERTFNDLWRTLPSRSGVASGLSERAARQSLLGLPEENILYFLEKKAPLLKDWQREILRIVRHVAQYFYPQKQTRLMNEGCATWTHYHIMNRLHEQGFLQEGAFLEFLHSHTSVVFQPDFDDRRYSGINPYALGFAMMEDIVRICENPDEEDRAWFPDIAGNRAGLETLKDAWENYRDESFIRQFLSPRLIRKLKLFALHDDSRSDLLVRSIHNERGYRTIRSTLADQFDTVRMEPELEIVDVDLVGDRRLILQHRVHNGILLESGDTTLVLQRLAELWGYEVKLEEIDAVTNAVLQTHEAGSR; this is encoded by the coding sequence ATGAACGCTCCCGAACCCGGTATCGCTGCCGGCCGTGACTGGAGCTTCGATCAGCTTCAGCGCAGCTATGACAGGATCGAAAAGATCGCCTTGCATGAGCTTGGTCTGAACGTCTATCCGAACCAGATCGAGGTCATTACCTCTGAGCAGATGCTTGATGCCTACAGCTCCATCGGCCTGCCGCTGATGTATCGGCACTGGTCTTTCGGCAAGCGTTTTGCACGGGACGAAACATTATACCGCAGCGGCCAGCAGGGGCTGGCTTATGAGATCGTCATCAATTCCGATCCCTGCATTGTTTACATCATGGAGGAAAACTCCATGGCGATGCAGGCGCTGGTCATGGCGCATGCCGCGTTCGGACACAACCATTTCTTCAAAAACAATGCCCTGTTCCGGCAATGGACCGATGCAGGCGGCATTCTCGATTATATGGATTTTGCAAAAAGCTATATCAGCCGATGCGAAGAACGCTATGGCGAGGAAGAGGTGGAAAGACTGCTGGATGCAGCACATGCCCTGATGACCCAGGGGGTCAGCCGCTATCCCCGCCGTAATCTTCCGACCCTGCAGGATGAGGCCAGACGCGAAGCGGAGCGCCGTGCCGAGGCAGAGCGTACCTTCAACGATCTCTGGCGCACCCTGCCCAGCCGCTCCGGCGTGGCGTCAGGATTGAGCGAGCGTGCGGCAAGACAATCTCTTCTGGGACTACCAGAGGAAAACATTCTTTATTTTCTTGAGAAAAAAGCGCCCCTGCTGAAAGACTGGCAGCGTGAGATCCTGCGGATCGTGCGTCATGTCGCGCAATATTTCTATCCGCAGAAACAGACCCGTCTGATGAATGAAGGCTGCGCCACCTGGACCCACTACCACATCATGAACCGGCTGCATGAACAGGGTTTTTTACAGGAAGGGGCGTTTCTGGAATTCCTGCATTCCCATACCAGCGTCGTATTTCAGCCGGATTTCGATGATCGCCGCTATTCCGGTATCAACCCTTATGCGCTCGGCTTTGCGATGATGGAGGATATTGTCCGGATCTGTGAAAATCCTGATGAAGAGGATCGTGCTTGGTTTCCTGATATTGCCGGAAACAGGGCCGGTCTGGAAACTCTGAAGGATGCGTGGGAAAATTATCGGGATGAAAGTTTTATCCGGCAGTTCCTCAGCCCCCGCCTGATCCGTAAACTCAAGCTGTTTGCGCTGCATGATGACAGCCGATCCGACCTTCTGGTCCGCTCTATCCATAACGAGCGTGGATACCGCACTATTCGCAGTACGCTGGCTGATCAGTTCGACACGGTGCGGATGGAACCGGAACTGGAAATCGTGGATGTCGATCTCGTCGGTGACCGCCGCCTGATCCTGCAACATCGCGTACATAACGGCATCCTGCTGGAAAGCGGAGACACAACCCTCGTGCTGCAACGTCTGGCGGAATTGTGGGGCTACGAAGTGAAGCTGGAGGAAATAGACGCGGTCACCAATGCCGTATTGCAAACCCACGAGGCCGGAAGCCGCTGA
- a CDS encoding YeaH/YhbH family protein, with amino-acid sequence MNIVDRRLNPRGKSLANRQRFIRKARRQIMEAVRDAAARQGIRETGVGEGIRINTDALREPTLHHASGSGNRNHVLPGNKEFVEGDQIRRQGGGGRGKGREGAPDGEGEDAFTFALSQDEFLDLFLEDLELPDLLRRQLRSAEEATPRRAGYAISGAATNVNLVRTMRNSLSRRIALGRPRLEETEAEERELASLLENGSDPERQAELRHRIEQARSRGRRIPFIDPIDIRYNRYQSVPRPAASAVMFCLMDVSGSMTEHMKDLAKRFYKLLYLFLSRRYKHVDIVFIRHTHVAKEVDEETFFTSTESGGTVVSTALEKMLAIIKDRYAREDWNIYAAQASDGDNLPSDNSHACALLTREILPQCQYFAYLEVGAENMPGGDTELWRAYKTVAESGRPLAMRHVSHRGQIYPVFRQLFTRDKATRDSISEVEA; translated from the coding sequence TTGAATATTGTCGATCGCAGGCTGAACCCACGAGGCAAAAGCCTGGCCAACCGTCAGCGTTTTATCCGCAAGGCGCGGCGACAGATCATGGAGGCGGTGCGCGATGCCGCCGCCCGTCAGGGCATCCGGGAAACCGGTGTCGGGGAAGGTATCCGGATCAATACCGATGCCCTGAGGGAGCCGACCCTGCATCATGCCTCCGGCAGCGGGAACCGGAACCATGTGCTGCCCGGCAACAAGGAGTTCGTGGAAGGTGACCAGATCCGCCGTCAGGGCGGGGGAGGCCGTGGCAAAGGGCGGGAAGGTGCTCCCGACGGAGAGGGAGAGGACGCCTTCACCTTCGCCCTGTCACAGGATGAGTTTCTCGATCTTTTTCTGGAAGACCTGGAACTGCCTGATCTGCTGCGTCGCCAGTTGCGCTCGGCCGAGGAAGCTACCCCCCGCCGGGCGGGATATGCGATCAGCGGAGCGGCCACCAATGTCAATCTGGTCCGCACCATGCGCAACAGCCTCTCTCGCCGCATTGCGCTGGGCCGCCCCCGCCTTGAGGAAACCGAGGCAGAGGAACGCGAACTGGCGAGCCTGCTTGAAAACGGCAGCGATCCCGAACGTCAGGCGGAATTGCGACACAGGATAGAACAGGCGCGCTCCCGCGGGCGGCGCATTCCGTTCATCGATCCGATCGATATTCGCTACAACCGCTATCAGAGCGTGCCGCGCCCGGCCGCCAGCGCCGTCATGTTCTGCCTGATGGATGTCTCCGGCTCCATGACCGAGCATATGAAGGATCTGGCCAAGAGGTTCTACAAGCTGCTCTATCTTTTCCTCAGCCGTCGCTACAAACATGTCGATATCGTCTTTATCCGGCACACCCATGTCGCGAAGGAAGTTGATGAGGAGACTTTCTTCACCAGCACCGAATCAGGGGGCACCGTCGTTTCCACCGCGCTGGAAAAAATGCTGGCCATCATCAAGGATCGCTACGCAAGGGAGGACTGGAACATTTATGCCGCGCAGGCATCGGATGGTGACAATCTGCCTTCCGACAACAGCCATGCCTGCGCGCTGTTAACGCGGGAAATTCTGCCGCAATGCCAGTATTTCGCCTATCTTGAGGTTGGCGCTGAAAACATGCCTGGTGGCGACACGGAATTATGGCGCGCCTACAAAACCGTAGCCGAATCAGGCCGGCCACTGGCCATGCGCCATGTCAGTCATCGCGGGCAGATTTATCCGGTATTCCGGCAGCTCTTTACCCGTGACAAAGCCACACGCGACAGCATCAGCGAGGTGGAGGCATGA
- a CDS encoding PrkA family serine protein kinase, protein MSLLDDLFSKSRHTYETRREVDMSLSEYLSLCRDQPDTYATAAERMVKAIGEPEVIDTSRDARLGRVFMNRTIKVYPNFAEFYGMEETIERIVNFFRYAAQGLEERKQILYLLGPVGGGKSSLAERLKALMEQEPIYVLKAGTAISPVFESPLGLFDPEAMGPLLEDKFGIPRRRLTGLLSPWALKRLDEFDGNIDRFRVAKLYPSRLRQIGVAKTEPGDENNQDISSMVGKVDIRMLEHFSQNDPDAYSFSGGLNRATQGMLEFVEMFKAPIKMLHPLLTATQEGNYVGTENIGAIPFQGVILAHSNESEWQSFRNNKNNEAFIDRICVIKVPYCLRVTEEEKIYDKLIRNSDLANSPCAPGTLEMLARCAVLSRLTPPASGSLFSKLRVYDGESLKETDPHAKSVQEYRDAAGLDEGMDGISTRFAFKVLSATFNYDTHEVAADPVHLMYVLEQSIRREQLAPDTEKRYLEFIKAELAPRYAEFIGHEVQKAYLESYNDYGQNLFDRYVDYADAWIEHQDFKDPDTGQMMDRELLNQELTKIEKPAGIANPKDFRNEVVKFSLRARANYGGRNPSWTSYEKIREVIERRMFSQVEDLLPVISFGSKKEAETEKKHTEFVQRMMSRGYTERQVRRLVEWYMRTKQAG, encoded by the coding sequence ATGAGCTTGCTGGACGATCTGTTTTCCAAATCCAGGCACACTTACGAAACCCGTCGTGAAGTCGACATGTCGCTGAGCGAGTATCTGTCGCTCTGCCGGGATCAGCCGGATACCTACGCCACCGCCGCCGAACGCATGGTGAAAGCAATCGGCGAACCGGAGGTGATCGATACCTCCCGGGATGCGCGGCTGGGACGCGTGTTCATGAACCGCACCATCAAAGTTTATCCCAACTTTGCCGAATTCTACGGCATGGAGGAAACGATCGAGCGGATCGTCAACTTCTTCCGCTATGCCGCTCAGGGTCTGGAGGAACGGAAACAGATACTCTACCTGCTCGGTCCGGTAGGCGGCGGCAAATCATCGCTTGCCGAAAGGCTGAAAGCCTTGATGGAGCAGGAGCCGATCTATGTTCTCAAGGCCGGGACAGCGATCAGCCCGGTTTTCGAAAGCCCCCTTGGCCTGTTCGATCCGGAGGCGATGGGACCGCTGCTGGAAGACAAATTCGGCATCCCCCGCCGCCGCCTGACCGGGCTGCTCAGCCCGTGGGCGCTCAAGCGGCTGGACGAGTTCGACGGCAATATCGACCGGTTCCGGGTGGCCAAACTCTACCCGTCCCGCCTGCGCCAGATCGGTGTTGCGAAAACCGAGCCGGGAGATGAAAATAATCAGGATATCTCCAGCATGGTCGGCAAGGTCGACATTCGCATGCTGGAGCATTTCAGCCAGAATGATCCCGATGCCTACAGCTTCTCCGGCGGGCTGAACCGCGCCACGCAGGGGATGCTGGAATTCGTGGAGATGTTCAAGGCACCGATCAAGATGCTGCATCCGCTGCTGACCGCCACGCAGGAGGGCAATTACGTCGGCACGGAAAATATCGGCGCGATCCCGTTCCAGGGTGTGATTCTGGCCCATTCCAATGAAAGCGAATGGCAGAGCTTTCGTAACAACAAGAACAATGAAGCTTTTATCGACCGCATCTGCGTCATCAAGGTTCCCTACTGCCTGCGCGTCACCGAAGAGGAAAAAATTTATGACAAGCTGATCCGCAACAGCGATCTGGCCAACTCCCCCTGCGCGCCCGGCACGCTGGAAATGCTGGCACGCTGCGCGGTACTGTCACGTCTGACGCCGCCGGCGTCCGGCAGCCTGTTTTCAAAACTGCGGGTCTATGACGGAGAAAGTCTCAAAGAAACTGATCCGCATGCCAAATCGGTGCAGGAATATCGCGATGCCGCCGGACTGGATGAGGGTATGGATGGGATTTCCACCCGCTTTGCCTTCAAGGTGCTGTCCGCGACTTTCAATTACGATACGCATGAGGTCGCTGCCGATCCAGTGCATCTGATGTATGTACTGGAACAGTCGATCCGACGGGAACAACTGGCACCGGACACCGAGAAACGCTATCTTGAATTCATCAAAGCGGAACTGGCCCCACGCTATGCCGAGTTCATCGGTCATGAGGTACAGAAAGCCTATCTGGAAAGCTACAACGATTACGGCCAGAACCTGTTCGACCGCTATGTCGATTACGCCGATGCCTGGATTGAGCATCAGGATTTCAAAGACCCTGATACCGGCCAGATGATGGATCGCGAACTGCTCAATCAGGAGCTGACCAAAATCGAGAAACCCGCCGGGATCGCCAACCCCAAGGATTTCCGTAATGAGGTGGTCAAATTCTCCCTGCGTGCCCGCGCCAATTATGGCGGCCGCAATCCATCCTGGACCAGCTATGAAAAAATCCGGGAGGTCATTGAAAGGCGGATGTTCAGCCAGGTGGAAGACCTGCTGCCCGTGATCTCTTTTGGCTCCAAGAAAGAAGCGGAGACTGAGAAGAAACATACCGAGTTCGTCCAGCGCATGATGAGCCGCGGCTATACAGAGCGGCAAGTCAGGCGTCTGGTGGAATGGTATATGCGCACGAAGCAGGCGGGCTGA